The segment GAAAaccataaatgttttttttttttgaatctaagaaccaaaccgaaaaatGAAGTTCAATATGAGTTATCTGGTATCTATGAAAAACCAGAATCATAAAGGAGGTGGAATTATGTTTTTAGCTCAAGAAAAGGATAGAGAAGTTAATAAAGAAATGCCCATTCAAATTGAAGAATCATGTTTTTCACTAATTTTCTTTAGAATTTAGGACCCTAATCTGTCGCCAAAAAAGAAGGACCCtaatctacaaaaaaaagacattacAAAACAGGGtccaatttattttaatggttaTACTTACTAaagaacattttaaaaaaatatttggactAGCACTAGGTCCTAACATCCTTTGAGGCGGGCCTGATAACAAGGTTTGGTATGACTCAATCTTATGTTGCCATTCGATGTGGTTGAAATACGTTTTTGTTGATGAGGAATGCTCACCATCTGTTTAATTATAGTGTCTCGCATGTTTGTACGGAGTGTGGTCTAATTCTTTTGTGTATGACCATTTTGTCTCATTGATTGGTAGAAGATGGCTGGTATATTATATTCTGGCCACAGTTTTACCGATGGCTGTGATGGGCGAGGTTTGTGTTTGATCTGCTTTTTGGTGATATCGCCTTAGAGAACTGTTCTAGGGTTGGAGATGATTGGTCTTTGTGACTTTGGACTTTCCGTTTGGGACTAATGTAAAACAACTGgtggataaaaatatatacgtTATTTAAAGCAAGAGAATtgccttattttttttttttatgaaaagtAATGTTGGGGGAACTTCTGAATTTTCATAAGAGTAAAACCAAATCAATATTCATGTTATTTCAAGCAAGAGAATTGTCTTGTTATGGCTTCGATTGGTAACCATCGTTTAATCGCAGAATCATGGAAATAATAGTTAAAATGtggaaaaaattaattaagctgctgaaaaatttaaaatttgcgGAATGGTGGAATACATATTAATtgattaaactattttatatggtaattaatttgttataaaaaataacaatagataaactaattattacaaaatgtGAAAAAACTAagacttattaaaaacattttagtttttattataaatatctaaattatctttcaatattttttaacaatagattaacattttataatataaaaattataataaaactttatttacaacataattatttatcattaGAAATTTATTgctatgtattttaaattttaagatagtattagtatataatttaataatatagaagtgttagttttgaaaaaaaaaaattcaccatAATCCACAAAAACTGACTTTTCCACTTAATAAAatttctctttatatttttgtcagCAAAAACGCAGATCTGCGTTtttgcgttttttttttcattccgCAATATTCTGTTGATTGGCAAAATTGTTGCGTAATCGCGTTTCATACGCCATTCCGCCATGGTTACCAATCAAAGccatattttgatgaaaaattatGAAAGGGAAACTAGCGTTTGGTAGTTTGATGAAAAATAATGGTAAGGAGTGTCAGTGAGAACGTGGTGATTAGATTTCACTGTTAGGATTTGACTGTAAGAAAGCTTCTAACAAGTAAACAATGTCATTGCCGGCCATGTGCACGATTTGTACCAACTAAAGTAAGCTAATAGTGCGTGTGCAAGACGCTAGTGAAACAAACTGTACAATCATATTAACCTACAAATGGGACGAAAATATGCTATACGATAAGGCATGTAACCATATGTTTACGCTTTTTTCACAAATTGACAAGAGaataataatgtaaatatataatataaaataagaatctCAGGTTCTCCTTTCAGAATGAGTTTGATTGGGATTAATAGGGGATTTACCCAGCATATTATATAACAAGACAATaaaaaacaacacaaaatatattttgaaaaaaacagcCGTTTTAATTCTTTGATCTTCTGAATATGTGAATCCAAACTAGTTATTGTTTGATCTTGTCTGAATTCGGACAGGTGTTTTCAGTTTCCTTTTTACCAAATCtgaagatgaattttttttacttatccCACAAGATAGAACAATACCTAAATACATCATCAATCATACTTTTCTCTCCATGaataaacaagaaagaaaacCCAAGAGATCCCTAGAGCTATGTCTCCAAGAGCTTGTTTAGGCCATTCATAAGCAAGATCTTCAATTCTCCACTCGAACAAAACCCTCCACGAAGCCATTAACACGTAAAGAATCACAGACCCTCCAGCGAAGAAGCTATGAAACTCTCTGTCCTTCACGAAAGACACCATGAACAATACGAACCCAATGGCAAAGAGAAGCAAACCAGAGAACGACTGAGAAATCTGAATGAGTAGCTCATCATGTGGCGTTGATCCTTTGAGTTTGCTAGCAATCTCGCTTCCTGGTCCGAAGATGGACGCTTTCTCTGTGTAGAACATCATCAGGGTTCCACTTGTTAGAGCTATTACAGAATGGAGTATACAGATTACACGAAAGAGAGACGGGTTGTTCATCGAAGTTGCTGTAGTCATGATGAGAAAGAAACAGAGTTTGTGAATTGTGAGTTAAAAGCGAAAAAGGAAAGCTTTTGTTAACAGGATCTTGCTTGTTTAGGAAGTGAATGAAGGAGGAAGGTATCGACTTGGCTTTTGGGAAGAGAGATGATCTGATTTTGGGATTTGGACTTTCGACAGATTCCATGATTTTAATGTCTTTAATAAGTATATAAAAAGGTTTTATAATAAGGTTCTTGGTTTGATGTGGGTCACTCTTTGaagaattttattttctctcttcTAGAAAAGTTAGACAAATTCAAATCCCACGTCCAAACTTATTCTTGATTATATGATTAACTTAAATAAAGAATTATCTTCTCCATGATTTTACCATGATTTTACGATAAATTTTTAACTAgtactattatttaaattttactaggtgttttcctgcaccatgtgcagtaattttttttttaaaatattttctaacagataaacataaattatatttatatctttattaatattataaatttttttttcttactaatattttaatataaatttgatttaactgaacattaaaattaagataaaaacaattttgtttattttgaaatatatttaagaatgtgcatgtatatatttaaaattataatcttaggtagatttttctatctatttattttaattaaatatattacataaatatgtaaaatttcataattgtcaaaaattaaaattaaactatatttataaaatctgtagatatatatatatataatataagaaactaatgattttacgatttaattttgattttatgatttaatttttataattttctaaaaatatgtatatattttgaaatatttttagtttaaatgaaatttcaaaatttgaaatatcataattgaatatatttattttaatgatgatttatgagttattaccatatttttaaaaattccaaaaatataaatcgacaataaatgtaatacatgagttattaccatatttaaaaagtttaccaaaaatttaaattaacattaaatataattttccatgtcatattaatctataagacatatcaattttagtagccatgtcatattacttttgtgaaaatgattgtagaagacatgtggtaaaatcacttctcaaatataatctaggggatgaaaatttcataattttcaaaaattaaaattaaaaaatatttataaaacctgtagatatatataagaaactaatgattttacgatttaatttgattttatgatttaatttttgtaattttctaaaaatatgtatattttttgaaatatttttaatttaaaatgatatttcgaaatttgaaatgtcataattgaatatatttattttaatgatgatttatgagttattaccatatttttaaaaagtccaaaaatataaatcgaaaataaatgtaatatatgagttattatcatattttaaaaagtttaccaaaaatataaattaacattaagtataattttGCATGTCATATTAACCTATAAGACAtgttatcaattttattagccatgtcatattatttttgtgagaatgattgtagagaagacatgtggcaaaaattgtccatgtcatattaatctataagacatgtcatcaattttagttgtcatgtcatattattttgtgaaaatgattgtagagaagacatgtggcaaaatcacttgtcaaatatagtctaggggattttACAAAACATTTCGTTTTAAGATAATTAATGAAAAGTAacctactattatttttatccaTGATTTTAGAATAaccattaattaatattattatttctcatgatatttaagataattaataaaaatatctattctacctatatatatatatatatatattattttgttttaaatatatatattttaatatatatacttatcatgatatttaggatatttaattaataaataaatattaataattgacATAAACAATATCTACTGATATTATCATAATTATGTTTatcttatatttagtttatgattttgaTGACTAATATTATAACCAATTTCTCAGATTTTTATTGGAAATATTGATCTAGATACATAATTAATACATTATTACAatattaaagttaaaattaaagataaatCATAATAGTacatatatcataaaatatcaattatatacttatgttcaaatattttatacatgtttaatattaaaaaaatcatattctttatctaaaataattaatttatttttgtgacgagcattaaaatcataaatgaaTTTTATGCTAATAATGAATATATCCATAAAATCACAAAAGTTatcaaaataacatatttaaacccaaaatagtaaatattatataaatgtcaaaatgaaaattaactataaatattaacaaatatatggAAGCACTAAAAATaggattaaaaaattaaataaaactaaaaatttgactaatagtatttttttttgtcgaccattttacagactcatgtggactctgtaaaccaaactggttgCTCTGTATCCATATGGACAGTAAAAGACGTTTGTTGCCTCACACTGCGTGCTAAGCTATCCGCCTTGTTGTTTTGCGTCAGTGGTATATGAATAATCTCTGAGCTGTTGAAACTTCTCTTCAGACTCT is part of the Raphanus sativus cultivar WK10039 chromosome 5, ASM80110v3, whole genome shotgun sequence genome and harbors:
- the LOC108860252 gene encoding uncharacterized protein LOC108860252, with the translated sequence MTTATSMNNPSLFRVICILHSVIALTSGTLMMFYTEKASIFGPGSEIASKLKGSTPHDELLIQISQSFSGLLLFAIGFVLFMVSFVKDREFHSFFAGGSVILYVLMASWRVLFEWRIEDLAYEWPKQALGDIALGISWVFFLVYSWREKYD